From Arcobacter lacus, the proteins below share one genomic window:
- a CDS encoding glycosyltransferase family 4 protein encodes MQNKNILEVCLSPDLGGLELYMCNCSKELARDFNVTCVISNNSKLESFLEDLKVIKIKRKSSFSLISSIKIAKIIDKNKIDTIHIHWTKDIPIIIFAKLLSKRKPKIIQTRHMTMTRFKNDFYHKFLYKNVDTIICVTKALQNQIEKFIPQNIRPKVKTLYLGAKNPKVFTKEELNIYKEEKLNSKNSFIIGFVGRINEFKGQYLLIEAMKKLKIKKLDVKAYFVGHPMNEEYLNSLKEKVKNYNLENEIHFLGFSKESDKFMQACDVIVAASKNETFGLVVIEAMKNQTAIIASNSGGFLEIIDDRINGLLFENENIEDLALKIEELYNNKDLKDNLILEAKKKVDLEFDSEIQFKKLKEFMKGN; translated from the coding sequence ATGCAAAATAAAAATATTTTAGAAGTTTGTTTATCCCCTGATTTAGGTGGATTAGAACTTTATATGTGTAATTGCTCAAAAGAATTAGCAAGAGATTTTAATGTAACTTGTGTAATTTCAAATAATTCAAAATTAGAATCCTTTTTAGAAGATTTAAAAGTTATAAAAATAAAAAGAAAAAGTAGTTTTTCTTTAATTTCTTCAATAAAAATAGCAAAAATTATTGATAAAAATAAAATTGATACAATACATATTCATTGGACAAAAGATATTCCAATAATAATTTTTGCAAAATTATTATCAAAAAGAAAACCAAAAATTATTCAAACTAGACATATGACAATGACAAGATTTAAAAATGATTTTTATCATAAGTTTTTGTATAAAAATGTAGATACAATTATTTGTGTGACAAAAGCTTTACAAAATCAAATAGAAAAATTTATTCCTCAAAATATTAGACCAAAAGTAAAAACTTTATATTTAGGGGCAAAAAATCCTAAAGTTTTTACAAAAGAAGAGTTAAATATTTATAAAGAAGAGAAATTAAATTCAAAAAACTCTTTTATTATAGGTTTTGTTGGAAGAATTAATGAATTTAAAGGTCAATATCTTTTGATTGAAGCTATGAAAAAATTAAAGATTAAAAAATTAGACGTAAAGGCTTATTTTGTAGGACATCCTATGAATGAAGAGTATTTGAACTCTTTAAAAGAAAAAGTAAAAAATTATAATCTTGAAAATGAAATACATTTTTTAGGTTTTTCAAAAGAATCAGATAAGTTTATGCAAGCCTGTGATGTGATTGTAGCTGCTTCCAAGAATGAAACATTTGGTTTAGTTGTTATTGAAGCTATGAAAAATCAAACAGCTATTATTGCTTCAAACAGCGGAGGATTTTTAGAAATTATTGATGATAGAATTAATGGATTATTGTTTGAAAACGAAAATATAGAAGATTTAGCATTAAAAATTGAAGAACTTTATAATAATAAAGATTTAAAAGATAATTTAATTTTAGAAGCAAAGAAAAAAGTTGATTTAGAATTTGATAGTGAAATACAATTTAAAAAATTAAAAGAATTTATGAAAGGAAATTAA
- a CDS encoding glycosyltransferase family 2 protein, which translates to MKITANIITLNEEKNIEEVIKSVKSVCDEVLVVDSLSSDRTCEIAESLGAKVIKQAYLGDGPQKAFGAPYAKNDWVLSIDADERLDLNAIEEIKRLNLENSSYDAYSFARKTFVGKNYIKLWYPDRVTRLYNRKKCGFSTAKGHAKVETKNVCDLEADMLHYSYDDYIHMIRTTEKFIKRGAILAHEEGKKATVFDPIIHGLGALFKALILKGGAFHGINGWNVAVISAYSSYMKYAIMLDMQRNAK; encoded by the coding sequence TTGAAAATTACAGCAAATATTATTACACTAAATGAAGAAAAAAATATAGAAGAAGTTATAAAATCTGTTAAAAGTGTATGTGATGAAGTTTTAGTTGTGGATTCTTTAAGTAGTGATAGAACTTGTGAAATTGCAGAAAGTTTGGGTGCAAAAGTTATAAAACAGGCATATTTAGGAGATGGACCACAAAAGGCATTTGGTGCTCCATATGCAAAAAATGATTGGGTTTTGAGTATTGATGCAGATGAAAGACTTGATTTAAATGCAATAGAAGAGATAAAAAGATTGAATCTAGAAAATAGTTCTTATGATGCTTATTCTTTTGCTAGAAAGACATTTGTCGGAAAGAATTATATTAAACTTTGGTATCCAGATAGAGTAACAAGACTTTACAATCGTAAAAAATGTGGATTTTCAACTGCAAAAGGGCATGCAAAGGTTGAAACAAAAAATGTGTGTGATTTAGAAGCTGATATGTTGCATTATTCATATGATGATTATATTCATATGATAAGAACGACTGAAAAATTCATAAAAAGAGGTGCAATTTTAGCACACGAAGAAGGTAAAAAAGCAACAGTTTTTGATCCAATTATTCATGGTTTGGGAGCTTTATTTAAAGCTTTAATATTAAAAGGCGGAGCATTTCATGGAATTAATGGATGGAATGTGGCAGTGATTTCAGCATATAGTTCATATATGAAGTATGCTATTATGTTGGATATGCAAAGAAATGCAAAATAA
- a CDS encoding lipopolysaccharide kinase InaA family protein, which yields MAIKYELNVNYENIKDFLLNVKNFFKQNSNTIHKARNELKVIEYKSVQTVVKAFKIPNIINQVVYAYFRDSKAKKSYENAVKLINLNINTPTPIGYIEFYQNFLFKESFFISEKLDYLFTIREPLRNMMLNDRELIIKKFVAFTYNLHKNGVYHKDYSAGNILVFKNKNDEYDFSVVDINRMEFKNIDLETGLDNFAKLWLDEDSLKLIAAEYARLSQNDEKIAINILKKCDKKLKDFVEFKRKIRGKK from the coding sequence TTGGCTATAAAATATGAATTAAATGTAAATTATGAAAATATTAAAGATTTTTTGTTAAATGTTAAAAATTTTTTTAAACAAAATTCAAATACTATTCACAAAGCTAGGAATGAATTAAAAGTTATAGAATATAAAAGTGTTCAAACAGTTGTTAAGGCTTTTAAAATTCCAAATATTATAAATCAAGTTGTTTATGCATATTTTAGAGATTCAAAAGCAAAAAAATCTTACGAGAATGCTGTAAAACTTATTAATTTAAATATAAACACTCCAACACCGATAGGTTATATAGAGTTTTATCAAAACTTTTTATTTAAAGAAAGTTTTTTTATTAGTGAAAAATTAGATTATTTATTTACTATTCGTGAGCCATTAAGAAATATGATGTTAAATGATAGAGAATTAATTATAAAAAAATTTGTAGCATTTACTTATAATTTACATAAAAATGGTGTTTATCATAAAGATTATTCAGCTGGTAATATACTAGTTTTTAAAAATAAAAATGATGAGTATGATTTTAGTGTCGTTGATATAAATAGAATGGAATTTAAAAATATTGATTTAGAAACTGGTTTAGACAATTTTGCAAAATTATGGTTAGATGAAGATAGTTTAAAATTAATTGCAGCTGAGTATGCAAGATTATCACAAAATGATGAAAAAATAGCTATTAATATTTTGAAAAAATGTGATAAAAAATTAAAAGACTTTGTAGAGTTTAAAAGAAAAATCAGAGGTAAAAAATAG
- a CDS encoding glycosyltransferase family 9 protein, with protein MNLLITRHDKIGDFVVTLPLFKAIKEQYPNTKLTALVSKVNFDFAKKIDFIDDVILFDKNNLSKTLKEIKEKKFDASISAYIDITLGKLLFKSGIKKRVAPATKIAQLFFNKRVKQKRSQVAKTEWRYNLDLAKKLYPDIKLDFTKPLLDIKVEKEKRVIFHVGFGGSSDGNLRLDDYINLARSIKDSSFEVVFSFGPDDNDSKEYIKENLDFKATIFDSKVSLYEFTQYIASSFLFVSTSTGPMHLAGTTNTKTLSFFGDSLFASSKRWATISNEENQNNFMINKDYTKEKYLEIENKLKELISE; from the coding sequence GTGAATTTACTAATAACAAGACACGATAAAATAGGTGATTTTGTCGTAACTTTACCTCTTTTTAAAGCTATTAAAGAACAATATCCTAATACAAAATTAACAGCGCTTGTATCAAAAGTAAATTTTGATTTTGCAAAAAAAATAGATTTTATAGATGATGTTATTTTATTTGATAAAAATAATTTATCAAAAACATTAAAAGAGATAAAAGAAAAAAAATTTGATGCGAGTATAAGTGCATATATTGATATAACTTTAGGAAAACTTCTTTTTAAAAGTGGGATAAAAAAAAGAGTAGCGCCAGCTACTAAAATAGCACAACTTTTTTTTAATAAAAGAGTAAAACAAAAAAGAAGTCAAGTAGCAAAAACAGAGTGGAGATATAATCTTGATTTGGCAAAAAAATTATATCCAGACATAAAACTTGATTTTACTAAACCACTTTTAGATATTAAAGTAGAAAAAGAAAAAAGAGTAATTTTTCATGTTGGATTTGGTGGAAGTAGTGATGGAAATTTAAGATTAGATGATTATATAAATTTAGCAAGAAGTATTAAAGATAGTTCTTTTGAGGTAGTTTTTAGTTTTGGTCCAGATGATAATGATTCAAAAGAATATATAAAAGAAAATCTTGATTTTAAGGCAACAATTTTTGATTCAAAAGTTTCTTTATATGAATTTACACAATATATAGCTTCTAGCTTTCTTTTTGTTAGTACATCAACTGGTCCTATGCATCTTGCAGGAACAACAAATACAAAAACTTTATCATTTTTTGGAGATTCTTTATTTGCAAGTAGCAAAAGATGGGCAACTATAAGTAATGAAGAAAACCAAAACAATTTTATGATAAATAAAGATTATACAAAAGAAAAATACTTAGAAATTGAAAATAAGTTAAAAGAATTAATTAGTGAATAA
- a CDS encoding glycosyltransferase family 9 protein — translation MIKEIFIEIPSWLGDAIMATPAIENLIKTYPDAQITLLGSFVSTQAFQGYPNIKRVIVDDTKKSGNRYKNLISLAKSIGKVDLAISFRRSISSKFMMFFIKAKKKFNYRRLTKKEIHLCIRYNDFINKVLNLQNEVGDLKLYFKPFNYGKPTLGINPGATYGSAKRWYPEEFAKIAIEMSKKYDIVIFGGPAETNIAKDIENELVSKGITNYQNLAGKTTIPELIERIAGLDLFITNDSGPMHIAAAYKVKTIAIFGPTKFTETNQWNNPNGEIVTKNLDCAPCMKRVCPLKHHKCMKNITAADVLKVCENLT, via the coding sequence ATGATTAAAGAAATATTTATAGAAATACCTTCTTGGTTGGGAGATGCTATTATGGCAACACCAGCAATAGAAAATTTGATAAAAACATATCCCGATGCTCAAATTACACTTTTAGGTTCTTTTGTTTCAACTCAAGCTTTTCAAGGTTATCCAAATATAAAAAGAGTAATAGTTGATGATACAAAAAAGAGTGGAAATAGATATAAAAATCTTATTTCTTTAGCAAAAAGTATCGGAAAAGTTGATTTAGCAATTTCATTTAGAAGAAGTATCTCTTCTAAATTTATGATGTTTTTTATAAAAGCAAAGAAAAAATTCAATTATAGACGTCTTACAAAAAAAGAGATACATTTATGTATTAGATATAACGACTTTATAAATAAAGTTTTAAATTTGCAAAATGAAGTAGGGGATTTAAAACTTTATTTTAAACCTTTTAATTACGGTAAACCAACTTTAGGAATAAATCCAGGTGCCACTTATGGAAGTGCAAAAAGATGGTACCCAGAAGAGTTTGCAAAAATTGCAATTGAAATGTCAAAAAAATATGATATCGTAATTTTTGGAGGACCAGCAGAAACTAATATTGCAAAGGATATAGAAAATGAATTAGTTTCAAAAGGAATAACAAATTATCAAAATTTAGCTGGTAAAACCACAATTCCTGAACTTATTGAAAGAATTGCTGGGCTTGATTTATTTATTACAAATGATAGTGGTCCTATGCATATTGCAGCTGCTTATAAAGTGAAAACAATAGCTATCTTTGGTCCTACAAAATTTACTGAAACAAATCAATGGAATAATCCAAATGGAGAAATTGTGACAAAAAATCTGGATTGTGCACCTTGTATGAAAAGAGTTTGTCCATTAAAACATCATAAGTGTATGAAAAATATTACAGCTGCTGATGTTTTAAAAGTTTGTGAAAATTTAACTTAA
- the gmhA gene encoding D-sedoheptulose 7-phosphate isomerase codes for MKSAIIKEFLAHQETIAKVIETMQGPLEEASKIAVETLKNGNKILLCGNGGSAADAQHFAAELTGRYKTERRGLPGIALTTDTSALTAIGNDYGYDRVFDRQVEALASKGDLLIGISTSGNSTNVINALKVAKDLGCKTIGLTGRDGGKMNELCDINLVVPSNDTPRIQEMHILFEHTICQIIDNELS; via the coding sequence ATGAAAAGTGCAATAATTAAAGAGTTTTTAGCACATCAAGAAACAATAGCAAAAGTTATAGAAACTATGCAAGGACCTTTAGAAGAAGCTTCAAAAATTGCAGTTGAAACTTTAAAAAATGGGAATAAAATCTTACTTTGTGGAAATGGAGGAAGTGCAGCAGATGCACAACATTTTGCGGCAGAACTAACAGGAAGATATAAAACAGAAAGACGAGGATTACCAGGAATTGCTCTTACAACTGATACAAGCGCACTAACAGCTATTGGAAATGACTATGGATATGATAGAGTTTTTGATAGACAAGTTGAAGCTTTAGCTTCTAAAGGTGATTTACTTATTGGTATTTCTACTTCAGGGAATAGTACTAATGTAATAAATGCACTAAAAGTAGCAAAGGATTTGGGTTGTAAAACTATTGGTTTAACAGGACGTGACGGAGGAAAAATGAACGAACTTTGTGATATAAATTTAGTTGTTCCTTCAAATGATACACCAAGAATACAAGAGATGCATATACTTTTTGAACACACGATTTGTCAAATTATTGATAATGAATTAAGTTAA
- a CDS encoding MBOAT family O-acyltransferase, whose translation MLFNSYEFIFIFLPVMFVVYFYLNSKRLILGAKIWLVVGSLFFYSYWNVIYLPLILLSIFVNYGVGLSLVNHEKIRISSKTILSFGIVFNLGLLGYFKYTDFFLDNFNGIFGTNIPLPHIILPLGISFFTFTQIAFLVDAYKQEAKEYSLINYMLFVTYFPHLLAGPILHHKEMMPQFASKYNWVKNYRNIALGLFIFSIGLFKKVVIADTFAIWANAGFDTATTLNLIEAWATSLSYTFQLYFDFSGYTDMAIGISLMFNIKLPINFNSPYKALSIQDFWRRWHMTLSRFLRDYLYIPLGGNRKGNIRTYVNLITTFLLGGLWHGAGWTFIIWGLLHGIALAIHRFWQSLGFRMNKILAWFITFNFINITWIFFRAKDFESALKVLGSMFSFDNLVLPSIFFKKLAFLENYGIKFDEVTRSISGGSDLLNLTLVSMIIVFFFKNSMQLKDKFKSNIFILVFTVFLFVYSMFSLNKFSEFLYFNF comes from the coding sequence ATGCTCTTTAATAGTTACGAATTTATATTTATATTTTTGCCAGTAATGTTTGTGGTTTACTTTTATTTGAATAGTAAACGATTAATATTAGGAGCAAAGATATGGTTAGTAGTAGGGAGTTTATTTTTTTATAGTTACTGGAATGTAATATATCTTCCTCTAATTTTACTTTCAATATTTGTAAATTATGGTGTAGGATTAAGTTTAGTAAATCATGAGAAGATAAGAATTTCTTCAAAAACAATACTGAGTTTTGGAATAGTGTTTAATCTAGGATTATTAGGATACTTTAAATATACAGATTTTTTTCTAGATAACTTTAATGGAATATTTGGAACAAATATACCATTGCCACATATAATATTGCCTCTAGGGATTAGCTTCTTTACCTTTACACAAATAGCATTCTTAGTAGATGCATATAAACAAGAAGCAAAAGAGTATAGCTTAATAAATTATATGCTGTTTGTAACATATTTTCCACATTTACTAGCAGGACCAATTTTGCATCATAAAGAGATGATGCCACAATTTGCAAGTAAATATAACTGGGTAAAGAATTATAGAAATATAGCATTAGGATTGTTTATTTTTTCAATAGGATTGTTTAAAAAAGTAGTAATAGCAGATACCTTTGCAATATGGGCAAATGCAGGATTTGATACAGCAACAACTTTAAATTTAATAGAAGCATGGGCAACATCTTTGTCTTATACTTTCCAATTGTACTTTGATTTTTCAGGATATACAGATATGGCAATAGGTATAAGTTTGATGTTTAATATAAAATTACCTATTAACTTTAATTCGCCATATAAAGCATTGTCAATTCAAGACTTTTGGAGAAGATGGCATATGACACTCTCAAGATTTTTAAGAGATTATTTGTATATACCACTAGGAGGGAATAGAAAAGGTAATATTAGAACTTATGTAAATCTAATAACAACATTTCTATTAGGTGGATTATGGCATGGAGCAGGATGGACATTTATAATCTGGGGATTGCTGCATGGAATAGCATTAGCAATACATAGGTTTTGGCAAAGCTTAGGATTTAGAATGAATAAAATCTTGGCATGGTTTATAACATTTAACTTTATAAATATAACATGGATATTTTTTAGAGCAAAAGATTTTGAAAGTGCTTTGAAAGTATTAGGTAGTATGTTCTCTTTTGATAATCTTGTTTTACCAAGCATATTTTTTAAGAAGTTAGCATTTTTAGAAAATTATGGAATTAAGTTTGATGAAGTAACTCGCTCAATAAGTGGAGGAAGTGATCTTTTAAATCTTACTTTAGTCAGTATGATTATTGTTTTTTTCTTTAAAAATTCTATGCAATTAAAAGATAAATTTAAATCAAATATTTTTATATTAGTTTTTACGGTTTTTTTATTTGTTTATTCTATGTTTTCTTTGAACAAATTTAGTGAATTTTTATATTTTAATTTTTAA
- a CDS encoding PhoP regulatory network YrbL family protein, translating to MIILKDEDFVGKGNERACYIHPEDKNKAIKITYENNNRKESKQTKLEVNYYKELEKRRMTNFKHLPKYFGEVKTDKGAGFVVELIRDFDGEVSKTFEYYLKKDGVLKYKKELEEYKQYFLDNCIIFNYGMMPKNILLRKNSQTDFDLVLIDGLGDVTYFTFPNKISYFARRKINRRWDKFVKKYLEK from the coding sequence ATGATAATATTAAAAGATGAAGATTTTGTTGGAAAAGGAAATGAAAGAGCTTGTTATATTCATCCTGAAGATAAAAATAAAGCAATAAAAATTACTTATGAAAATAATAATAGAAAAGAGAGTAAACAAACTAAGCTAGAGGTAAATTACTATAAAGAATTAGAAAAAAGAAGAATGACAAATTTTAAACATCTTCCAAAATATTTTGGTGAAGTTAAAACAGATAAAGGGGCTGGATTTGTTGTTGAACTTATAAGAGATTTTGATGGTGAAGTTTCTAAAACATTTGAATATTATTTAAAAAAAGATGGTGTTTTAAAATATAAAAAAGAGTTAGAAGAATATAAGCAATATTTTTTAGATAATTGTATAATTTTTAATTATGGAATGATGCCTAAAAATATACTTCTTAGAAAAAATAGTCAAACAGATTTTGATTTAGTATTAATTGATGGATTAGGTGATGTTACTTACTTTACATTTCCAAATAAAATTTCATATTTTGCACGAAGAAAAATAAATAGAAGATGGGATAAATTTGTTAAAAAATATTTAGAAAAATAA
- the rfaD gene encoding ADP-glyceromanno-heptose 6-epimerase codes for MKYTDINFNKKTILITGGAGFIGSSLAFYFQNNYPKSKIVVLDSFRSGETFSNGNLKSFGHFKNLLGFKGIVISGDINDKSVLKSLEKNYKFDYIFHQAAISDTTVQEQDLMIKTNVNAYEDLLKIAIKHKANMIYASSAATYGDSDRFEVGYEQPNNAYGFSKVMMDNVTYEYLKKDLDISIVGLKYFNVYGPREFFKNKTASMVVQFGHQILKGLTPKLFEGSDKILRDFIYIEDIIQANIKACNPKKSGVYNVGTGNARSFEDIVNILQKELQINNGKEYIPNPYVGSYQFFTQANIETTTKYLGYEPKFSLEDGIKAYIPEILKLFKEEVK; via the coding sequence ATGAAATATACAGATATAAATTTTAATAAAAAAACAATACTAATTACTGGTGGAGCTGGTTTTATAGGCTCTAGTTTGGCTTTTTATTTTCAAAATAATTACCCAAAATCAAAAATTGTAGTTTTAGATAGTTTTAGAAGTGGTGAAACTTTTAGTAATGGAAACTTAAAAAGTTTTGGTCACTTTAAAAATCTTTTAGGTTTTAAAGGCATTGTTATAAGTGGTGATATAAACGATAAAAGTGTTTTAAAATCTTTAGAAAAGAATTATAAATTTGACTATATTTTTCATCAAGCTGCTATTTCAGATACAACTGTACAAGAACAAGATTTAATGATAAAAACAAATGTAAATGCTTATGAAGATCTATTAAAAATTGCAATAAAACATAAAGCAAATATGATTTATGCAAGTAGTGCAGCAACTTATGGAGATAGTGATAGATTTGAAGTTGGTTATGAACAGCCAAATAATGCTTATGGTTTTAGTAAAGTTATGATGGATAATGTGACTTATGAGTACTTAAAAAAAGATTTAGATATTTCAATAGTTGGATTAAAATATTTTAATGTTTATGGACCAAGAGAGTTTTTTAAAAATAAAACTGCATCAATGGTAGTTCAATTTGGACATCAAATACTAAAAGGACTTACTCCAAAACTTTTTGAAGGAAGTGATAAAATATTAAGAGACTTTATCTATATTGAAGATATTATTCAAGCAAATATAAAAGCTTGTAATCCTAAAAAATCTGGTGTTTATAATGTTGGAACAGGAAATGCTAGAAGTTTTGAAGATATAGTAAATATCTTGCAAAAAGAGTTACAAATAAATAATGGTAAAGAGTATATTCCAAATCCTTATGTTGGTTCTTACCAATTTTTTACACAAGCAAATATAGAAACTACAACGAAGTATTTAGGATATGAACCAAAATTTAGTTTAGAAGATGGAATAAAAGCTTATATTCCTGAAATTTTAAAACTATTTAAAGAAGAAGTAAAATAG
- a CDS encoding glycosyltransferase, translated as MKQKTAIICLSRVNGGMELASVKLARLLSQDVEVEFIARDNSYIANRKEHFENYDINLHIVKFSSNFSFKLIFDVREILKNSNIKNIIFLGASEMKSLYFATLGLDINFIIRQGSKKTTSKKDIFHKLFYSNVNYFVGNCEYMKKNIIEILPIPEKASVKRIYSSLKLEENIDFKPLNNHVDLVHVGRVHKGKGQFEAIKACEILKENNISFTIKFLGDIQDKDYLEAMKNYLKNSSLKDNVEFVGYTSNVKEYLQKSDIFIFPSLGEGMSNAIIESLGFGLIPIIYDDTSSSEFKDLGFHILLTKENNIKNLQEILLNVVNNFEEEKDKAKENHQKALNIFAPQREKIEYLNLLI; from the coding sequence ATGAAACAAAAAACAGCTATTATTTGTCTATCAAGAGTAAATGGAGGAATGGAACTTGCATCAGTAAAACTTGCAAGACTTTTAAGCCAAGATGTTGAAGTAGAATTTATCGCTAGAGATAATAGTTATATAGCAAATAGAAAAGAACATTTTGAAAACTATGATATAAATCTGCACATAGTAAAATTTTCATCTAATTTTAGTTTTAAACTTATTTTCGATGTACGAGAAATTTTAAAAAACAGTAATATAAAAAATATAATTTTTTTAGGTGCTTCTGAGATGAAATCTTTATATTTTGCAACTTTAGGATTAGATATTAATTTTATAATCAGACAAGGTTCAAAAAAAACAACTTCAAAAAAAGATATTTTTCATAAACTATTTTATAGCAATGTAAATTACTTTGTAGGAAATTGTGAATATATGAAAAAAAATATAATTGAAATTTTACCAATTCCCGAAAAAGCAAGTGTTAAAAGAATTTATTCATCTTTAAAACTAGAAGAAAATATAGATTTTAAACCTTTAAATAACCATGTAGATTTGGTTCATGTTGGACGAGTACATAAAGGTAAAGGACAATTTGAAGCTATAAAAGCTTGTGAAATTCTAAAAGAGAATAATATAAGTTTTACAATAAAGTTTTTAGGAGATATTCAAGATAAAGACTATCTTGAAGCTATGAAGAACTATTTAAAAAACTCTTCTTTAAAAGATAATGTCGAATTTGTAGGTTACACTTCAAATGTAAAAGAGTATTTACAAAAAAGCGATATTTTCATTTTTCCAAGTCTAGGAGAAGGAATGAGTAATGCAATAATTGAAAGCTTAGGATTTGGACTTATTCCAATTATTTATGATGACACATCTTCAAGTGAATTTAAAGATTTAGGATTTCATATTCTCTTAACAAAAGAAAATAATATTAAAAATTTGCAAGAAATTTTATTAAACGTTGTAAATAACTTTGAGGAAGAAAAAGATAAAGCAAAAGAGAATCATCAAAAAGCTTTAAATATTTTTGCTCCACAAAGAGAAAAAATTGAATATTTAAATTTATTAATATAA
- the rfaE1 gene encoding D-glycero-beta-D-manno-heptose-7-phosphate kinase: MKMLSKKPNILVIGDLMIDHYLWGSCDRISPEAPVQVVNVKKESSVLGGAGNVINNLFTLGATVDVISVIGDDNVANELKSLLEKIKISTSNLIVENNRKTSKKSRLIASQQQVLRYDMESIDDINEESHKKIISNLEKNIKKYSSIILSDYGKGVLTTKLTQDIINIANKNGVKVLVDPKGKDYSKYKGSYTLTPNKKEAQEATNIDIKDENSLINALKNLKEKCDLEVSLITLSEQGIAIFDENLTIKPTVAREVYDVTGAGDTVIASIAFALGNDLNINEAVSFANLAAGVVVGKLGSATTTLDEIYEYESSLHKSNSNSHIKTFEEIEKLASKLHSLGKKIVFTNGCFDILHVGHVKYLEEARSYGDVLILGLNADSSVKKLKGDSRPINNQDDRAYILASLESVDYVVIFEEETPYELIKLIKPHVLVKGGDYEGKDVVGQDIADELKLVKFVDGKSTTNTIKRIQENEKCNN, translated from the coding sequence ATGAAAATGTTGAGTAAAAAACCAAATATTTTAGTAATTGGTGATTTGATGATAGATCACTATTTATGGGGAAGTTGTGATAGAATTTCTCCTGAAGCGCCAGTTCAAGTTGTAAATGTAAAAAAAGAGAGTTCTGTTTTAGGTGGAGCTGGAAATGTTATAAATAATCTTTTTACTCTTGGTGCAACTGTTGATGTAATAAGTGTAATTGGAGATGATAATGTTGCAAATGAACTAAAAAGTTTATTAGAAAAAATCAAAATATCAACTTCAAATTTAATAGTTGAAAATAATAGAAAAACATCTAAAAAAAGCCGACTTATAGCTTCACAGCAACAAGTTTTAAGATATGATATGGAAAGTATTGATGATATAAATGAAGAAAGTCATAAGAAAATCATCTCAAATCTTGAAAAAAATATTAAAAAATATAGTTCAATTATACTTTCTGATTATGGGAAAGGCGTGTTAACTACAAAATTAACGCAAGATATTATAAATATTGCAAATAAAAATGGTGTAAAAGTTTTAGTTGATCCAAAAGGAAAAGATTATAGTAAATATAAAGGTTCATATACTCTTACTCCAAATAAAAAAGAGGCTCAAGAAGCTACAAATATAGATATAAAAGATGAAAATTCTTTAATAAATGCTTTAAAAAATTTAAAAGAAAAATGTGATTTAGAAGTATCTCTTATAACTTTAAGTGAACAAGGAATTGCTATTTTTGATGAAAATCTTACTATAAAACCAACTGTTGCTAGAGAAGTTTATGATGTAACAGGAGCTGGTGATACAGTAATTGCTTCTATTGCTTTTGCTTTAGGAAATGATTTAAATATAAATGAAGCTGTAAGTTTTGCAAATTTAGCAGCTGGCGTTGTTGTAGGAAAACTTGGAAGTGCAACGACAACTTTAGATGAAATTTATGAATATGAATCAAGTTTACATAAATCAAATTCAAACTCTCATATAAAAACTTTTGAAGAGATTGAAAAATTAGCATCAAAACTTCATAGTCTTGGTAAAAAAATAGTTTTCACAAATGGTTGTTTTGACATACTTCATGTAGGGCATGTAAAATACCTAGAAGAAGCAAGAAGTTATGGTGATGTTTTAATATTAGGTTTAAACGCTGATAGCAGTGTAAAAAAACTAAAAGGTGATTCAAGACCAATAAATAATCAAGATGATAGAGCATATATTTTAGCTTCACTTGAAAGTGTAGATTATGTAGTTATTTTTGAAGAAGAAACTCCTTATGAGTTAATTAAATTAATTAAACCACATGTTTTAGTAAAAGGTGGAGATTATGAAGGTAAGGATGTTGTTGGTCAAGATATAGCTGATGAATTAAAATTAGTAAAATTTGTAGATGGGAAAAGTACAACAAATACGATAAAAAGGATACAAGAAAATGAAAAGTGCAATAATTAA